A region from the Linepithema humile isolate Giens D197 chromosome 1, Lhum_UNIL_v1.0, whole genome shotgun sequence genome encodes:
- the LOC105670967 gene encoding uncharacterized protein: MALTVALPLSGLNPDNFSTLNAKLFKLANERNLPTAGRESPSTASDSSGVSSCMTYNTSSVEITPNSSRPITPIRLIDQKKSEEKINNINIQDKKGNQEKEQKMENIRILYENRDILNLGGNIRPATLWQPLPTARANVAQSFILRQRNNKEEKNVKETPLCIYADCKFSTNKMLTC; encoded by the exons CCGgataatttttcaacgttAAATGCAAAGCTTTTTAAGCTTGCAAACGAACGGAATTTGCCCACTGCCGGAAGAGAATCTCCAAGCACAGCCAGTGACTCGAGTGGCGTCAGTAGCTGCATGACATACAATACTTCATCCGTCGAAATAACACCAAATTCATCGAGACCAATTACACCAATTCGATTAATTGATCAGAAAAAAagcgaagaaaaaataaataacataaatatccAAGATAAAAAAGGTAACCAGGAAAAGGAAcaaaaaatg GAAAATATCCGGATCTTGTATGAAAACAGAGATATATTGAATTTAGGCGGAAATATCCGTCCTGCAACGCTCTGGCAACCCCTTCCGACAGCCCGCGCTAATGTTGCACAATCGTTTATATTGCGTCAACGTAATAATAAGGAAGAAAAGAATGTTAAAGAAACG CCACTTTGTATATACGCAGACTGcaaattttctacaaataaaatgCTCACCTGTtaa